A single region of the Capra hircus breed San Clemente chromosome X unlocalized genomic scaffold, ASM170441v1, whole genome shotgun sequence genome encodes:
- the NHSL2 gene encoding NHS-like protein 2 — LAAANSGRENATATAHSRSSWRQPVNVFLSSGRPPSVEELLREAQLNLQSLLQEDYEEQYSEARLLGQTFRSADEAPEPTPSPRLQSARRLEFVLMPTKWQLSEDETTMQGVRAPEASPSLPTTADKQAAWNSPFSLPILEEKRWLQSCPTHSDIVPINVSGQQFDKHASLRHSLFNTETAVNPKSTLRRRRTIIGFSNYSQRDQGHSNSPAGSVARSTTSDIRPSHSVPESVHGRVALGQEARFPNLTSPVLRNPSSHPEEPLQAWGATKPPGMESMGMVYSIPGSCNGPTESTFSASWKGDAFTYVTPSATAQSSQVNENGKNPSSGNSWVSLHTLPPLVPKEAATLFVTRDSPAGCSGPAGYSQHPTQRSQVSERPSKIGLLTGGTSRLETGPGGASRFRERSLSVPTDTGTMDVDYEEEQKASEACALPYASTSSEGSNSADNIASLSAQQEAHHRRQRSKSISLKKAKKKPSPPTRSVSLVKDEPVLLPEGGSVLPKDQRPRSLCLSLEHQGHHSSHPDTQGHPAVPTFKDPEGTQFAHHWYLTDWKSGDTYQSLSSSSTATGTTVIECTQVQGSSESLASPSTSRATTPSQLSIEVEAREVSSPGRPAGLMSPSSGYSSQSETPTPTVSMSLTLGHLPPPSSSVRVRPVVPERKSSLPPTSPMEKMSKSRLSFDLPLTSSTNLDLSGMSISIRSRNKVSQHHSDTNLVAKLAQKTSPNQPIMPMVTQSDLRSVRLRSVSKSELEDDIESPDYAEESGAEVFTLPERKMKPPIAEKPPLARRPPSLVHKPPSVPEEYPLTSPTLAMTPKSSIQHIRPLPQDIYTVVRKSKSSSFPESRSPGESTAPSSLVFMPFSSSSGAFFSGTQQPPQGSMEDEGPKGRALPERISLQSQEEAEKKKGKIPPPVPKKPSVLYLPLTSPMAQAEAYVTEPRLPLSPIITLEEDAKCLPTDDHLPSAGTKMTSMPQSNSEREASPPGSSMEPSTEEKSVISDKTAEWIAEDDDDVFVASRTTEDLFTVIHRSKRKLLGWKEPGETFAGSSRPSSHSPVRNPPESPVSELAASAGSSGSANLDAGRNDDFKALLQKKGSKATPRSRPSAAELLKTTNPLARRIIAQFSKDYKTPDNPST, encoded by the exons CTAGCTGCAGCTAACTCGGGTCGGGAAAATGCGACAGCGACTGCCCACTCGAGGTCGTCATGGCGACAGCCAGTGAACGTGTTCCTCTCCTCGGGCAGGCCCCCGAGTGTAGAGGAGCTGCTTCGAGAGGCGCAGCTCAATCTCCAGAGCCTGTTGCAAG AAGACTATGAGGAACAGTACTCGGAGGCCAGACTTCTGGGGCAGACCTTCCGCTCTGCTGATGAGGCCCCTGAGCCCACCCCCAGCCCAAGGCTCCAGTCTGCCAGGCGTCTGGAGTTTGTACTGATG CCCACAAAATGGCAGCTGAGCGAGGATGAGACTACCATGCAGGGTGTGAGGGCCCCTGAGGCCTCCCCGAGCCTGCCTACCACAGCCGACAAGCAAGCTGCCTGGAATAGCCCCTTTTCTCTGCCCATCCTAGAGGAGAAGCGGTGGCTTCAGTCTTGTCCCACACACTCTGACATCGTGCCCATCAACGTCTCCG GGCAGCAGTTTGATAAACATGCAAGTTTGCGACACTCGTTGTTTAACACAGAGACAGCCGTGAACCCCAAGTCCACCCTGAGGCGGAGGAGGACCATTATTGGATTTTCTAACTATTCCCAGCGAGACCAAG GTCACAGCAACAGCCCAGCAGGCAGTGTGGCCCGCTCTACCACCTCAGACATCAGGCCCAGCCATTCAGTTCCAGAAAGTGTTCATGGAAGAGTTGCACTCGGTCAGGAAGCTCGGTTCCCAAATCTCACCTCACCAGTACTAAGAAATCCTTCTAGTCATCCGGAAGAACCTCTCCAGGCATGGGGTGCCACAAAACCCCCTGGAATGGAGAGCATGGGGATGGTGTACAGCATTCCTGGTTCTTGCAATGGACCAACAGAATCGACATTCTCTGCTTCCTGGAAGGGGGATGCTTTTACCTATGTGACTCCAAGTGCCACTGCTCAGAGCAGTCAAgtcaatgaaaatggaaaaaatcctTCCTCTGGGAATTCTTGGGTCTCTCTGCACACACTGCCACCTCTTGTTCCTAAGGAGGCTGCTACCCTCTTTGTCACTCGTGATAGCCCAGCAGGGTGCAGTGGGCCTGCTGGCTACTCTCAGCATCCTACGCAACGAAGCCAAGTATCAGAACGACCCTCCAAGATTGGCCTTCTGACCGGTGGTACCTCAAGGCTGGAGACAGGCCCAGGTGGGGCCAGCAGGTTCCGGGAGCGGTCACTGTCTGTACCCACAGATACAGGTACCATGGATGTGGACTATGAGGAGGAGCAGAAGGCCAGTGAAGCCTGTGCCCTACCTTATGCCAGTACGAGTTCTGAGGGCAGTAACAGTGCTGACAACATTGCCTCCCTCAGTGCCCAACAGGAGGCCCATCACAGAAGGCAGAGGTCCAAGAGCATCTCACTCAAAAAGGCCAAGAAGAAGCCTTCCCCTCCGACTCGCAGTGTCTCACTGGTCAAAGATGAACCAGTCCTCTTGCCGGAAGGTGGGTCAGTACTACCCAAGGACCAGAGGCCCAGGAGCCTTTGTCTCTCCTTGGAACACCAAGGACATCACTCATCCCACCCAGATACTCAGGGTCACCCAGCTGTGCCAACCTTCAAAGACCCAGAAGGTACACAATTCGCCCATCACTGGTATCTTACTGACTGGAAGTCTGGTGACACCTACCAATCCTTGTCCAGCTCCAGCACTGCCACTGGCACCACAGTCATTGAGTGCACCCAAGTTCAGGGCAGCTCAGAATCTCTTGCCTCCCCTTCCACTTCCAGAGCCACGACACCTTCTCAACTTTCCATCGAGGTGGAGGCCAGGGAGGTATCCTCTCCAGGAAGGCCTGCTGGGCTGATGTCACCCTCCAGTGGATACTCCAGCCAGTCAGAGACACCAACACCCACTGTCTCCATGTCATTGACCCTGGGCCACTTGCCCCCTCCAAGCAGCAGTGTCCGGGTGCGTCCAGTGGTACCTGAGAGGAAGTCATCACTACCCCCAACATCACCAATGGAGAAAATGTCCAAGTCACGGCTATCGTTTGACCTACCATTGACCTCTTCAACCAACCTGGATCTGTCTGGGATGAGTATCTCAATCCGAAGCAGAAACAAGGTGAGCCAGCATCATTCAGATACAAATTTGGTGGCCAAGCTGGCCCAGAAAACTAGCCCCAACCAGCCAATCATGCCCATGGTTACTCAGTCTGACTTACGTTCTGTTCGCCTGAGGTCAGTCAGCAAGTCTGAGCTGGAAGATGACATTGAGAGCCCTGACTATGCTGAGGAGTCAGGAGCTGAAGTCTTCACCTTGCCAGAGAGGAAGATGAAACCTCCCATAGCTGAGAAGCCCCCTCTGGCCCGAAGGCCTCCAAGCTTAGTCCACAAGCCACCATCTGTCCCCGAGGAGTACCCACTAACTTCGCCTACCTTGGCTATGACTCCTAAGAGCTCAATTCAGCACATAAGGCCACTCCCTCAAGATATCTACACAGTAGTGCGGAAATCAAAGTCCTCCAGCTTTCCTGAGAGCAGAAGCCCAGGGGAGTCCACAGCACCCTCATCTCTTGTTTTCATGCCTTTTTCCAGTTCCTCTGGTGCTTTCTTCTCAGGAACACAGCAACCTCCCCAGGGAAGTATGGAGGATGAGGGCCCTAAGGGGAGAGCCCTGCCTGAAAGAATTAGCCTCCAGAGCCAAGAAGAagctgagaaaaagaaaggcaagattCCACCTCCTGTACCAAAAAAGCCCAGCGTGCTGTACCTGCCTCTCACTTCACCCATGGCTCAAGCGGAGGCCTATGTGACTGAACCAAGACTGCCCCTCAGCCCCATCATCACCCTGGAGGAAGATGCCAAGTGTCTCCCAACTGATGACCACCTGCCATCTGCTGGTACAAAGATGACCTCAATGCCACAGTCCAACAGTGAAAGGGAAGCAAGTCCTCCAG GGAGTTCAATGGAACCAAGCACCGAAGAAAAAAGTGTAATCAGTGATAAAACAGCCGAGTGGATTgcagaagatgatgatgatgtgtTTGTGGCTTCACGTACAACTGAAGATttatttactgtgatccacag GTCCAAAAGAAAGCTGCTTGGCTGGAAGGAACCTGGTGAGACCTTTGCTGGCAGCAGCAGACCAAGCTCCCACTCACcagtaaggaacccacctgaGTCTCCAGTCAGTGAGTTGGCTGCCTCTGCAGGGTCAAGCGGCAGTGCCAACCTAGATGCTGGCAGAAATGATGATTTCAAGGCCTTGCTACAGAAGAAGGGAAGCAAGGCAACTCCAAGGTCCCGCCCCTCAGCAGCCGAACTGCTGAAGACCACTAACCCACTGGCTCGGCGAATTATTGCACAATTTTCAAAAGACTACAAAACCCCTGATAACCCCAGTACCTAA
- the RGAG4 gene encoding retrotransposon gag domain-containing protein 4 isoform X1: MSEAAGNLNSLRMANVALREELNALRGENANLGLQLGRALAEVNSLRGNVSSYMRWPVPGVPALSEENFEFPLSEIDAAPEGELPFLCWPPPRTEPECAPDELLISVIQDCGTSGAPTDPPPMPSPPPPALPPSPAKELPPQPLLPPLERPEIEPFSGDPVYLAEFLMQLETFIADHEDHFPGGAERVAFLISFFAGEAKDWAVSVTQEGSPLHANFPRFLDEIRKQFCGPIPPSVAKKAIRKLKQGDCTLGSYADAFQFLAQFLPWDDCRLQNQFLKGLSEFFRKELLWSTEMADLDELILECVEIERKVRVPKPMPLPGVRNIFFPFAADRNLEGEEGEECHSGDQDEEARRRRILNKDQRRRVRAIQQETRGEEEEKRRKREEEMRKELKQKGEEDGEEEEEEEAEEEEEKEEEEEEGMRKKRKKEEEDQSKDKKEEEHEGGRQEPEQEPAQEPEQEQETEDETQDDDLDELMEMEPTYANASSQTSGYYHENFLDVSPPIIQPSRRRNQNRLPLLEGLPGINSPFYSSPPLIRRAGRLGQRQIRRRPPVLFRLTPRQGGHRAARGRIRV, from the coding sequence ATGTCCGAGGCGGCCGGCAATCTCAATAGCCTCCGCATGGCGAACGTGGCCCTGCGAGAAGAATTAAATGCCCTTCGCGGGGAGAATGCCAATCTGGGCCTTCAGCTCGGCAGAGCCCTGGCCGAGGTCAATTCCTTGCGGGGCAATGTCTCGAGCTACATGCGCTGGCCGGTCCCCGGGGTGCCCGCCCTTTCTGAGGAGAACTTTGAGTTCCCGCTCAGTGAGATCGACGCCGCTCCCGAGGGAGAACTGCCCTTCCTGTGCTGGCCTCCCCCGCGCACCGAGCCCGAGTGTGCCCCGGACGAGCTGTTGATTAGCGTGATCCAGGATTGCGGTACTTCCGGCGCACCCACCGACCCACCCCCGATGCCCAGTCCACCCCCGCCAGCGCTGCCCCCGTCTCCGGCCAAGGAGCTGCCCCCGCAGCCTCTTCTGCCGCCGCTGGAGCGGCCTGAGATAGAGCCCTTCTCGGGCGACCCAGTCTACCTGGCTGAATTCTTGATGCAGCTAGAGACTTTCATAGCCGACCATGAGGATCATTTCCCCGGGGGCGCTGAGCGGGTGGCCTTTCTGATCTCCTTTTTCGCTGGTGAAGCCAAGGACTGGGCCGTCTCAGTCACCCAGGAAGGAAGCCCCCTGCATGCCAACTTTCCGCGCTTCCTAGATGAAATCCGTAAGCAATTCTGTGGCCCCATTCCCCCAAGCGTGGCAAAAAAAGCCATCCGCAAGCTCAAGCAGGGAGACTGTACCCTGGGCAGCTATGCAGATGCTTTTCAGTTCCTGGCTCAATTCTTGCCTTGGGATGACTGCCGCCTTCAAAACCAGTTCCTCAAAGGCTTATCAGAGTTCTTCCGCAAGGAGCTCTTATGGTCAACTGAAATGGCCGACCTGGACGAGCTGATTCTCGAGTGTGTGGAGATAGAAAGAAAAGTGCGTGTCCCCAAGCCAATGCCACTCCCTGGGGTTCGCAATATCTTCTTCCCTTTTGCAGCAGACCGTAATCTCGAAGGTGAAGAGGGAGAAGAGTGCCACAGTGGGGATCAAGATGAAGAGGCACGCAGGCGCAGGATTCTCAACAAGGACCAGCGGAGGCGCGTGAGAGCAATCCAGCAAGAGAccaggggggaggaggaggagaagaggaggaagagggaggaagagatgAGGAAGGAGCTGAAACAGAAAGGGGAGGAGgacggggaggaggaggaagaagaggaggcagaagaagaggaggagaaagaagaggaggaagaggaggggatgaggaagaagaggaagaaggaggaggaagatcaGAGTAAGGATAAGAAAGAAGAGGAACATGAGGGTGGCCGCCAGGAACCAGAGCAGGAGCCCGCGCAAGAGCCCGAGCaggagcaggagacagaggatgagacccaAGACGATGACCTGGATGAGCTGATGGAGATGGAGCCCACCTATGCCAACGCTTCATCCCAGACTTCTGGCTACTATCATGAAAACTTCCTAGATGTGTCGCCTCCCATCATACAGCCCAGCAGACGCAGGAACCAGAATCGACTCCCGCTTCTGGAGGGCCTTCCAGGTATCAATTCACCATTCTACAGTTCACCGCCGCTAATTCGCCGCGCAGGTCGCCTGGGGCAACGCCAAATTCGACGCCGTCCCCCAGTGCTATTTCGCCTCACTCCGAGGCAGGGGGGCCACCGGGCTGCACGGGGCCGTATTCGCGTGTGA
- the RGAG4 gene encoding retrotransposon gag domain-containing protein 4 isoform X2: MSEAAGNLNSLRMANVALREELNALRGENANLGLQLGRALAEVNSLRGNVSSYMRWPVPGVPALSEENFEFPLSEIDAAPEGELPFLCWPPPRTEPECAPDELLISVIQDCGTSGAPTDPPPMPSPPPPALPPSPAKELPPQPLLPPLERPEIEPFSGDPVYLAEFLMQLETFIADHEDHFPGGAERVAFLISFFAGEAKDWAVSVTQEGSPLHANFPRFLDEIRKQFCGPIPPSVAKKAIRKLKQGDCTLGSYADAFQFLAQFLPWDDCRLQNQFLKGLSEFFRKELLWSTEMADLDELILECVEIERKVRVPKPMPLPGVRNIFFPFAADRNLEGEEGEECHSGDQDEEARRRRILNKDQRRRVRAIQQETRGEEEEKRRKREEEMRKELKQKGEEDGEEEEEEEAEEEEEKEEEEEEGMRKKRKKEEEDQSKDKKEEEHEGGRQEPEQEPAQEPEQEQETEDETQDDDLDELMEMEPTYANASSQTSGYYHENFLDVSPPIIQPSRRRNQNRLPLLEGLPAIFSGESSRRRPAILQSCGLLFADG; this comes from the exons ATGTCCGAGGCGGCCGGCAATCTCAATAGCCTCCGCATGGCGAACGTGGCCCTGCGAGAAGAATTAAATGCCCTTCGCGGGGAGAATGCCAATCTGGGCCTTCAGCTCGGCAGAGCCCTGGCCGAGGTCAATTCCTTGCGGGGCAATGTCTCGAGCTACATGCGCTGGCCGGTCCCCGGGGTGCCCGCCCTTTCTGAGGAGAACTTTGAGTTCCCGCTCAGTGAGATCGACGCCGCTCCCGAGGGAGAACTGCCCTTCCTGTGCTGGCCTCCCCCGCGCACCGAGCCCGAGTGTGCCCCGGACGAGCTGTTGATTAGCGTGATCCAGGATTGCGGTACTTCCGGCGCACCCACCGACCCACCCCCGATGCCCAGTCCACCCCCGCCAGCGCTGCCCCCGTCTCCGGCCAAGGAGCTGCCCCCGCAGCCTCTTCTGCCGCCGCTGGAGCGGCCTGAGATAGAGCCCTTCTCGGGCGACCCAGTCTACCTGGCTGAATTCTTGATGCAGCTAGAGACTTTCATAGCCGACCATGAGGATCATTTCCCCGGGGGCGCTGAGCGGGTGGCCTTTCTGATCTCCTTTTTCGCTGGTGAAGCCAAGGACTGGGCCGTCTCAGTCACCCAGGAAGGAAGCCCCCTGCATGCCAACTTTCCGCGCTTCCTAGATGAAATCCGTAAGCAATTCTGTGGCCCCATTCCCCCAAGCGTGGCAAAAAAAGCCATCCGCAAGCTCAAGCAGGGAGACTGTACCCTGGGCAGCTATGCAGATGCTTTTCAGTTCCTGGCTCAATTCTTGCCTTGGGATGACTGCCGCCTTCAAAACCAGTTCCTCAAAGGCTTATCAGAGTTCTTCCGCAAGGAGCTCTTATGGTCAACTGAAATGGCCGACCTGGACGAGCTGATTCTCGAGTGTGTGGAGATAGAAAGAAAAGTGCGTGTCCCCAAGCCAATGCCACTCCCTGGGGTTCGCAATATCTTCTTCCCTTTTGCAGCAGACCGTAATCTCGAAGGTGAAGAGGGAGAAGAGTGCCACAGTGGGGATCAAGATGAAGAGGCACGCAGGCGCAGGATTCTCAACAAGGACCAGCGGAGGCGCGTGAGAGCAATCCAGCAAGAGAccaggggggaggaggaggagaagaggaggaagagggaggaagagatgAGGAAGGAGCTGAAACAGAAAGGGGAGGAGgacggggaggaggaggaagaagaggaggcagaagaagaggaggagaaagaagaggaggaagaggaggggatgaggaagaagaggaagaaggaggaggaagatcaGAGTAAGGATAAGAAAGAAGAGGAACATGAGGGTGGCCGCCAGGAACCAGAGCAGGAGCCCGCGCAAGAGCCCGAGCaggagcaggagacagaggatgagacccaAGACGATGACCTGGATGAGCTGATGGAGATGGAGCCCACCTATGCCAACGCTTCATCCCAGACTTCTGGCTACTATCATGAAAACTTCCTAGATGTGTCGCCTCCCATCATACAGCCCAGCAGACGCAGGAACCAGAATCGACTCCCGCTTCTGGAGGGCCTTCCAG ctattttctcaggagagagttccagaaggagGCCTGCCATTCTTCAAAGCTGTGGACTCTTGTTTGCTGATGGTTAA